A window from Gossypium raimondii isolate GPD5lz chromosome 7, ASM2569854v1, whole genome shotgun sequence encodes these proteins:
- the LOC105770671 gene encoding flowering-promoting factor 1 produces the protein MSGVWIFDKNGVARLISNPTRESFEEKDPIYPGTSTAPGARPRVLVYRSTNQVIRSYSELEQRLGELGWTRYYNSDQPELLQFHKSANSSHLISLPRNFDNFRSIHMYDIVVKNRSFFEVRDPSQA, from the coding sequence ATGTCGGGTGTATGGATATTTGACAAAAATGGTGTGGCTCGATTGATATCCAATCCAACCAGAGAATCCTTCGAGGAAAAAGATCCTATTTATCCGGGAACGTCGACCGCACCAGGGGCTCGACCACGCGTCCTAGTCTACCGCTCCACGAACCAAGTGATCCGCTCCTACTCCGAACTGGAGCAGCGTCTGGGTGAGCTTGGCTGGACTCGCTACTACAACTCGGACCAACCTGAGCTTCTCCAATTCCACAAATCAGCAAACTCAAGTCACCTCATTTCCCTCCCAAGGAACTTCGACAACTTCAGGTCCATACATATGTACGACATTGTCGTCAAGAACCGGTCTTTCTTCGAAGTACGTGATCCTTCACAGGCGTGA